AAAATGCATTTATGGAATTATTTcgtttgtttgcttttttatGACAATCACACGTGACCCAGAATGTTCAGGAAACTGAAAGTGATAGCTTAATTCCGATGGACGCTCTTAAATGCATTTATGTAATTGGTTTGTCTGTTTTATCAATAACATGATCAAGGTATAGctgaaggtatgtacttctctaCTCTTATTTAAGACGTTAAAGAGCCAATTCGTTGTGCACCCAAATGGAATGTGTGTCTGCTTTATTTAGTTTAAATGACGCATACGCACCACAAATGTTTTCAAACACTATATTTTCTGTCATTACCATGCTTACAAGCAGTAATTACTTGACATTGTACAGATTTTCACCATGCTCTTTAAACATTTTGATCTCGAGTGTGATCAAATTGCCTGAATAAGATATTAAATTGCTCAATATTAAGTAAaattattcattttaaaataaagttAAAGGTCCGCAACGCGATCGACAGCCTTATCCCTCGAATTTTTATCATTGTTGAAGAGTTTTTTCATTACCATCCTAAAATTTGACGTTTCAACTCAAAGAAATCAAAGAAATCATAAAAAACAGTaagcagtggacttcgggtatatatataaatgcgcatttataaatgcgcacgtgacatctacaagtcgctataccgtgttcaacgatgtaaggtacccggatgtgtacaagttccacacgcaaaagtataggcgaaaatgacaggttacaaggaaaattggttttgcaaaatagtggcattgattgcaaagggcaaaataatttgacccgaaacctaaactctttatttggattttccattacggaaaaaaaaaattatgacggaaaagctagatatagctgatttaaaaagttatatttcattatttccgtgctaaatgggcgtggcaattggccatattgatgaagaaatgtgattcttactggcattaaggtcagaactggatagctgccgatgatgttatctgataatgtttgcacgtagggaacttttcttcggaaggaaggggtcatggatttatttatttgggagtcaagataagtatcccccccccgTAGTGCCACCGATGAACATAACtgtgaccctaattttaactctaattataacgtaaattgaggaaactataactttagcccttttcggcataatgaccctctcaTTAACCATGAAATCTTAGGGGCCAGTTGATGTTGGATGGCACCAACAGGATCGGCAGGATCAATAACAGGCTCAACCCTGATACATGGTTAGCCCTGCATCGAGCAGCAGCGATGTAGTACGAGTTCTTGGCGCTCCTTAATATATTCAAGGATATCGGCAGTACTCGATTTAGTGATGGGCGTTTTGGCAACCCCAAACACGGCTGTCAATGCTGCAGTGAAGAAGGCAACGGGATACCACTTCACTTATTGTTTCCCAAGATTAATCATGGAAGGTCACAATTTGATGTTAGAGACTAACGGCGTGAAGGGGTTTGTGGAACATAATGTGGACGGCTCCTCGCCCGGTAGGGTGTCCCATGGAGAGCAGGTGGGCCCAGACCATCAGCTAGCTACTGTTCGAAACAATAAGGTCATCTTGCGAAAAAGTAAGATCATCAGAGTTGGAACCTGGAATGTGCGAACTCTTAACCAGAGTGGGAAGCTGGAAAATGTTTAGCAAGAGATGACCCGACTTAAAATCAACATACTAGGAATAAATGAAACCAGGTGGACAAATTAATAATGGAGACTTCAAAATCAATGACTTCAAGATGATTTATGCAGGTGGTGACAAGCATGAGAAAGGAGTTGGGCTAATGCTAGATGCAGATATGGCTAAATGTGTGCTGGGCTATTGGACTGTAAGTGAGAGAGTTTTGCTGGTCAAACTACAAGGACAACCTTTCAATATCTCTGTTATTGTAGTATATGCTCCCACAGCAGAGAGCACAGAAGAGGAGATTGATGTTTTTTATGATAAACTGGAGGAAGTAAAGTCTCAGTGCAAATCAGATGAAATACAACTGATCATGggagatttgaatgcaaaggtggggCAAGGACAAGATGGCAAAACAGTAGGCAAGTTTGGACTTGGAGATAGACATGAGCGTGGTGATAGATGGGTGCAGTGGTGTGAAGAaaacaacatggtaatcacaaacacttggtttaaggagcaccccagaagaatatatacatggaagagccctggggatcgcacaaggaaccagatagattacataaccattaatgacagatttagaagagcagtgaaacatgcgaagacacatccaggggcagactgcggaagtgatcatatttcagtagtatgcacacttcgttgtaagctgagaaagttgaagagagcgaagatcacgaagaaggtagattttgaacagctgaagaaaccagagatccgaatggagtattccatcaaagtggagaacaggtttgagcaactgacatgacatgggaatcaatgagggatatcttggttgaaacagcagaggaatgcctgccaaagaagaagagagaaagtaaaagcaagtggatgaaagaagaaattctatcaatgatgagagacaggcaaaagatcatggacagggattcgaaagaatatagagagttggacaggcaaataaagaaacgttgtaaggaggccaaagagacctggctgaatagtgaatgtgccaaaattgagagtcaatttggagagaatcggcggaatgtgtaccagaggataaatgagatctcaggcaggaaatcaggctgttcaagctctgggtgcatcaaggcaaagaatggtaatatgctggtagggaaagatgatgtaaTGAAAAGGTGGATGGAATATGTTGGGGAGTTATTTCACGATGTAAGGGACGGTTTGCCAAGCTTTTCAgattctattgagggtccaaagatattgcagtcagaggttcgatcagctataaaaatgatgagcagaaataaggctgctgggccagatggaattgttgttgaaatgattgaagcattagaggattatggaattgagaaactggcaggagtcatcaacagaatgtatgatgatgggatatttccggcagacctgagcaaatcaatctttgttgctcttcccaagaaacctggcgctgtggattgtgaacaacaccgtacaattagccgtatgagccatgttacaaagataattctaagaatcctgttactccgtgcaagaagtagaataaaacctgagattggtaaagagcagttcggctttgtagaagatgctggtaccaggaatgcgatttatgtcttgagaatgataacagagagagcggtagagatgcagaaggatgttttcatgtgtttcattgactactcaaaagcctttgacaaggtgagacatgatcagctttttgaagatcttggtaagctagacctgcatggaaaggatctac
Above is a genomic segment from Amphiura filiformis chromosome 10, Afil_fr2py, whole genome shotgun sequence containing:
- the LOC140161752 gene encoding craniofacial development protein 2-like; translated protein: MKPGGQINNGDFKINDFKMIYAGGDKHEKGVGLMLDADMAKCVLGYWTVSERVLLVKLQGQPFNISVIVVYAPTAESTEEEIDVFYDKLEEVKSQCKSDEIQLIMGDLNAKVGQGQDGKTVGKFGLGDRHERGDRWVQWCEENNMTITSAVMRPNSFRIPGFEPT